ACCGGTATGAACGCCTACGAGGCAATGCTTTCCGAGTCCCAAGAAAGAATGCTTGTCGTTCCCAAAAAGGGGAAAGAATCCGAACTCGTATCTATATTCGAAAAATGGAATCTAAATGCGGTCAAGATCGGCGAGGTCACCGCGGACGGATTGATCGAAATCCACATGGGCGGAAAACTCAAAGCGAAAATTCCGGCCGAATCGCTCGTGTTAGGCGGAGGAGCGCCGCGTTACGAAAGAGAAACAAAACGACCTGCTTATTTAGACGCGGTAAAAACTTGGAAACCGAATACTATTTCGGATATCACTCCGGGCGCAAATACGAAAGACGTATTGCTTAAGATTCTTTCTTCTTGGAATGTGTGTTCCAGAAAACCGATCACGGAACAATACGACAGCGAAGTCGGTCTCGTAAAACTCATAGGCCCGGGACTAGACGGAGGACTTTCTTCCATCCCGGACACGAACAAAGCTCTTGCGACCGCTACCGATTGTAATTCCAGATATACCTATCTCGATCCGTATAAAGGAGCGCAATTTGCGGTTTGTGAGGCGGCCCGAAACGTTTATGTTACGGGAGCGACCCCGTACGGAGTAACTAATAATCTGAATTTTGCAAATCCTTATATTCCGGAAAACTATTATATGTTTTCCGAATGTATTCGAGGAATGGGGGACGCCTGTCGCTTCTTGGGACTTCCCGTAACCGGAGGGAACGTATCTTTTTACAACGAATCTCCCGAAGGGCCGATTTTCCCAACTCCTACGATCGGGATGGTGGGAATCCTTCAAGATAAGAAAAAATTTCTTTCCAACTTTCCGAAGGAAGCCGGAATCGAACTTGCGGTTCTTGGAAATTTCCGTCCTTCTTTGGGAGGAAGCGAATACCTGAAAAAAATCCACGGACAAGTAAATGGGAGTATTCCAGAGATCGATATCAGGGAAGAATTAGAACTTTGTAAACTGATTCTTTCTTTGAATGAAAAAGGGGTTCTGAAATCCGCGAGGGATCTTTCTCTCGGAGGAATCGGAATCGCTCTTTCCAAAACGGTTCTTTTTTCGGGGCTTGGAATCGATGCGGACCTGACCGCTTTCAAACAAAACCGATTGGATCTGACCTTGTTCGGAGAAAGTTCGACAACCGTTCTCGTTGGGTTTGATTCCTCTTGGAAGGAAAAAATCCGCAAACAAACAGAAGAGAAAGGGCTGAAATTTTATCCTATCGGTAAAACTACTTCCTTCGAGGCTTTGAAGCTGAAGGATATCGGAGTGGAAATTTCTTTTTCGGAATTGAACGGGCCTTATGAGAAAGGTTTGGAGGCCGTATTCGCTTTATGAGAGAGAGGGTAAAACGAATGAATTTTCCGTTATTAAAGGAATTTCTTGCGATCGGCTTCATTTGTTTTACGGCGAGTTTCGACTGTAAAAAAAATGCGGAAGAAATTTTGGGAGAGGCGAAGGCAAAATCCGAGTCGATTCGAACCTTGGATTTTGGAATGCAGAAGTTGTCCACGGTTCCCGAAGGAGTTTGCGGTTTTCCGAATCTAACCAAGTTGGATCTTCGTTTAAACAGTTTGACTTCCCTTCCCGAATTTATCGGAGATTGCAAGAATTTAGAACAACTGAATCTTTTCGGGAACGACCTTGCGACATTTCCGCCTACGTTCTCTAAATTAAAGAATCTGAAAGTATTACTGGCGGGAAGTAATGATTTTACGATTTTGCCTTCCGAACTTTTGTTTCTTCCATTGATCAAAATTTTGTACGTCGACCGGAATAAATTGACGCTTACGGAAACGGATGTGGAAATTCTGGCTTCTCTTTCCAATTTGGAGGAATTAGATCTGAATCTGAATTTGGGAATCAAATCGCTTCCTTTTAATTACGAAAAACTCGGAAATCTTACCAATTTAAAAAGGTTGAATATTAAAAAAACTTCATTAAAGGGGGAGGACGCGGATAAATTGCAGGCGATTCTTCCCAACACCAAAATCGACTACTGAAACGACCATGAGCGAAACCCAAAAAGAAAACCCGTATTCCTCCACAGTTCTCCTTCCTAAGACCGACTTTCCCATGAAGGCGGATCTTGCCAAACGGGAACCCGAACAGATTCGATCTTGGAAACAAAACCAGATCTTTCGAAAAATGAGGGAACAAAGAAATGGAAAAAAAGAATTTGTTCTTCATGACGGTCCTCCGTATGCAAATGGAAATTTTCATT
The nucleotide sequence above comes from Leptospira weilii. Encoded proteins:
- the purL gene encoding phosphoribosylformylglycinamidine synthase subunit PurL codes for the protein MEKDVVSLQDALEHGLTAEEFQKVQEILGRIPNSTELGIFSAMWSEHCSYKNSILKLKTLPTSSDKLLAKAGEENAGAMDIGDGLAVVFKIESHNHPTAVEPYQGAATGVGGIMRDIFTMGARPIVSLNSLRFGNPDEPRNKYLLSRAVKGIGDYGNSLGIAVSGGELFIDECFSKNPLVNAMTVGIVRHDQMASATTGGQVGNAVYIVGATTGRDGIHGASFASKDLSKESESKRSAVQVGDPFMEKLLMEASLEAIQKGLLIGIQDMGAAGISCATSEMSAKGKTGMRIDLDLVPFRETGMNAYEAMLSESQERMLVVPKKGKESELVSIFEKWNLNAVKIGEVTADGLIEIHMGGKLKAKIPAESLVLGGGAPRYERETKRPAYLDAVKTWKPNTISDITPGANTKDVLLKILSSWNVCSRKPITEQYDSEVGLVKLIGPGLDGGLSSIPDTNKALATATDCNSRYTYLDPYKGAQFAVCEAARNVYVTGATPYGVTNNLNFANPYIPENYYMFSECIRGMGDACRFLGLPVTGGNVSFYNESPEGPIFPTPTIGMVGILQDKKKFLSNFPKEAGIELAVLGNFRPSLGGSEYLKKIHGQVNGSIPEIDIREELELCKLILSLNEKGVLKSARDLSLGGIGIALSKTVLFSGLGIDADLTAFKQNRLDLTLFGESSTTVLVGFDSSWKEKIRKQTEEKGLKFYPIGKTTSFEALKLKDIGVEISFSELNGPYEKGLEAVFAL
- a CDS encoding leucine-rich repeat domain-containing protein, giving the protein MNFPLLKEFLAIGFICFTASFDCKKNAEEILGEAKAKSESIRTLDFGMQKLSTVPEGVCGFPNLTKLDLRLNSLTSLPEFIGDCKNLEQLNLFGNDLATFPPTFSKLKNLKVLLAGSNDFTILPSELLFLPLIKILYVDRNKLTLTETDVEILASLSNLEELDLNLNLGIKSLPFNYEKLGNLTNLKRLNIKKTSLKGEDADKLQAILPNTKIDY